A genomic stretch from Argiope bruennichi chromosome 2, qqArgBrue1.1, whole genome shotgun sequence includes:
- the LOC129962070 gene encoding 40S ribosomal protein S14, producing the protein MAPRKGKVKEEQPVVALGPQALEGENVFGVAHIYASFNDTFVHVTDLSGRETIARVTGGMKVKADRDEASPYAAMLAAQDVAEKCKLVGITALHIKLRATGGTRTKTPGPGAQSALRALARSGMKIGRIEDVTPIPSDTTRRKGGRRGRRL; encoded by the exons atggcaCCCCGTAAAGGAAAGGTGAAGGAAGAACAGCCCGTAGTTGCTCTTGGACCTCAAGCTTTGGAAGGCGAAAATGTTTTTGGTGTTGCTCACATTTATGCCAGTTTTAATGATACATTTGTCCATGTAACAGACTTATCTGGGag GGAAACAATTGCAAGGGTTACTGGTGGAATGAAAGTAAAAGCAGATAGAGATGAAGCTTCTCCATATGCTGCTATGTTAGCAGCCCAGGATGTTGCTGAAAAATGCAAATTGGTCGGAATTACTGCATTGCACATCAAGCTAAGAGCGACTGGGGGAACAag GACAAAAACACCTGGACCTGGTGCACAGTCAGCATTACGTGCTTTGGCACGTAGTGGAATGAAAATTGGAAGAATag agGATGTGACCCCTATTCCATCAGATACTACTCGCAGGAAAGGTGGACGACGTGGTAGAAGATTGTAA
- the LOC129961703 gene encoding pleckstrin homology domain-containing family J member 1-like isoform X2: protein MRFNEKEIACVAMQPGDKEGRMYYKGPGFREVYKERWFKLKGNLLFYFRLNEHGAVFENEPVGLLVIEQCRVQNELYTELPNAFSITFANDFERRHYFACQTQKQTEDWVNYLKLCSYEYQRTLLKELQEKLLKRTGRDPLSTFSSTKISEPVVEENDSDTYFNRVHPFSKSEFTSLI, encoded by the exons atgcGTTTTAATGAGAAGGAAATAGCTTGCGTTGCAATGCAACCAGGCGATAAAGAGGGTAGAATGTATTACAAAGGTCCTGGTTTTAGAGAAG taTATAAAGAGAGATGGTTCAAATTGAAAGGCaatctacttttttattttcgaCTCAATGAACATGGTGCTGTTTTTGAAAATGag cCTGTTGGATTACTGGTAATTGAACAATGCAGAgttcaaaatgaattatatacaGAATTACCCAATGCATTTTCTATTa CATTTGCCAATGATTTTGAAAGAAGACATTATTTTGCTTGCCAAACACAAAAACAAACTGAAGATTGGGTTAATTATCTAAAGTTGTGCAG CTATGAATATCAACGTACATTATTAAAGGAGTTACAAGAGAAACTCTTAAAACGTACAGGAAGA GATCCTTTAAGCACATTTTCTTCCACAAAAATAAGTGAACCAGTTGTCGAAGAAAATGATTCTGACACTTATTTCAATCGGGTGCATCCATTTTCTAAGTC aGAATTTACAAGTTTAATCTAA
- the LOC129961703 gene encoding pleckstrin homology domain-containing family J member 1-like isoform X1, translating to MRFNEKEIACVAMQPGDKEGRMYYKGPGFREVYKERWFKLKGNLLFYFRLNEHGAVFENEPVGLLVIEQCRVQNELYTELPNAFSITFANDFERRHYFACQTQKQTEDWVNYLKLCSYEYQRTLLKELQEKLLKRTGRDPLSTFSSTKISEPVVEENDSDTYFNRVHPFSKSNGEFTSLI from the exons atgcGTTTTAATGAGAAGGAAATAGCTTGCGTTGCAATGCAACCAGGCGATAAAGAGGGTAGAATGTATTACAAAGGTCCTGGTTTTAGAGAAG taTATAAAGAGAGATGGTTCAAATTGAAAGGCaatctacttttttattttcgaCTCAATGAACATGGTGCTGTTTTTGAAAATGag cCTGTTGGATTACTGGTAATTGAACAATGCAGAgttcaaaatgaattatatacaGAATTACCCAATGCATTTTCTATTa CATTTGCCAATGATTTTGAAAGAAGACATTATTTTGCTTGCCAAACACAAAAACAAACTGAAGATTGGGTTAATTATCTAAAGTTGTGCAG CTATGAATATCAACGTACATTATTAAAGGAGTTACAAGAGAAACTCTTAAAACGTACAGGAAGA GATCCTTTAAGCACATTTTCTTCCACAAAAATAAGTGAACCAGTTGTCGAAGAAAATGATTCTGACACTTATTTCAATCGGGTGCATCCATTTTCTAAGTCAAATggag AATTTACAAGTTTAATCTAA